The segment TCGTTGTTCCAGCCAGTATCGACCAGGACTACGCCCTTGCCGGTCTGTACGATCAGGCCATTGGCCGGAATTCGCTCGCCATCCATGATCTCATCGGTGATGTGGCGCCACACTGTCGGCATCATCGGGGTCACACGGACATCTTCGGATAGTGCTGTCACGGGCTCGTCGGCCTGGGCGATTTGGAATAGTCCAAAGTATGAGAACGACAGGATAAGCAGCATGCGGTGTAGAAAGTTCATGGTGAGTCACGTGTTGAAAAAGAAACATCATCATAGCCAGCAAATGGCATAGACCAAGGATGTGCACGTGTAACGTCTGTCACTGCTGACTGGTAATCAGCCATGAATGAGATTGAAGCTGTTCGTCATCAGCCTATGGTAGCGAGGGACGCATGACCATCAGTGTTATCACGCCGGTCAATAGGCTGGTGCTGCACCAAGCCCATATCAGCAATTGTCGGGATGCGGTTCGCCATGAAGCAGGACGGATTCCATATGTCACCATGTCTTGTAAAGCTGCTACCGTCGGCACGCGTAGCAAGCGTTCCAACTGATTGTCGATCAGTAGCAACAGCCCGGCACCCCACAGCCAGGGCTGGGTCAGATAAAAGCCATCCGTTAGCCATAAAAAGCCGATGCCGCTGGCTACCAGCAACATGCCAGCGAGGTTGTAACAACGTTCAGCCATATTGAGTAGTATGAGCCAATGCTCGGCTCGCTCTGGCTGACTGGCGATACGATGGGCAAGTATCGGGTAGAGTAGTGCCGGCCCGACACCCACAATGGCAGCCAGAATGTGGGCAAGTTTCAGGAGTTGATAGATCATGGCAGCAGGCTTGTGTGATTGAATTGACCTGCAGCATACGTTGTGGCGTATTGGGCCGAAATTGGGCTATCGGACAGCTTTTATATCAAATCGGACAAATTACATTGTCGATATTGGATGGGCGTCAAGCTAGTATGGCGCTTGAACCAATGACTGAAACCTTGGTTGGAGTCGTAGCCCAAACGTTCGGCAATCTGATGGATGGGTAATCCCTCAGCCAGCCAGATCAGGGCCAGTCGCAGTTGCAGGCGTTGTCGCCATTGCAGCCAGCTCAACCCGGTTTCTCGTAGAAAGTACCGCCGCAAGGTACGTTCAGTTGCGCCAACCTGATTAGCCCAATCATGTAATGTTCGTACATCGGCAGGGTTGGTCACCAAAGTGTTGCAGATGCGCTTGAGGCGGGCATCCCGTGGCATATCGAGTACCATGGT is part of the Chitinivorax sp. B genome and harbors:
- a CDS encoding DUF2269 family protein; translated protein: MIYQLLKLAHILAAIVGVGPALLYPILAHRIASQPERAEHWLILLNMAERCYNLAGMLLVASGIGFLWLTDGFYLTQPWLWGAGLLLLIDNQLERLLRVPTVAALQDMVTYGIRPASWRTASRQLLIWAWCSTSLLTGVITLMVMRPSLP